One genomic segment of Fundulus heteroclitus isolate FHET01 chromosome 10, MU-UCD_Fhet_4.1, whole genome shotgun sequence includes these proteins:
- the LOC105926726 gene encoding carbonic anhydrase 4, with protein sequence MDLLRLVLCLTLVALVKTNEWCYTCDHHTPSHWAEINGSHCGEHHQSPIDIVTSIVTTDPKLDNFTFVNFSSQHSIRTITFNGHSVQCDMEDNEVEVSGGGLSGQYSVKQFHFHWSKDGSGSEHLVDDHRYTMEMHIVTEKKDVPGGDVLSHKDGIAVLGFFINATEENEMSEPWQMLTSYLENITGNNHTAELNHNISLSDLIGHVDLSRFYRYMGSLTTPMCDEAVVWTLFQEPIQVHKDLLQKFPEKTGLSFNYRPSQSLNGRKITASPATPLPEVHPWCYDDHHCDHTPDHWSELPNSNCGGDSQSPIDIDTQSATADEHLTSFNFINFDNNRAIKSITNTGHTVKCILEDGLVEVSGGGLEHVYSTLQFHFHWGTDAADSEGSEHTVDSHRYPMEMHIVNKRKDLTLEEAVQHSDGLAVLGFFIEAPGSSKSSSHSDTAGTEAPTSTESTGSNMEAWKKLTHYLSAIKNISSEVEVTEEIAIDDLLGNVNRESYFRYSGSLTTPLCNEAVIWTVFKETVKVDHDLMAMFPTNAGYHDVFRPRQSLHSRKVYTTAAATVPGPVLFSLLLSCLCVLFF encoded by the exons ATGGATCTCCTCAGGCTGGTACTATGTCTGACTCTGGTGGCTCTGGTAAAAA CCAATGAGTGGTGTTACACTTGTGACC ATCACACACCGTCGCATTGGGCAGAAATAAATGGATCTCACTGTGGAGAACATCACCAGTCTCCAATCGATATTGTCACCAGCATTGTTACCACTGACCCAAAGCTGGATAACTTCACCTTCGTCAATTTCTCCTCTCAGCACTCCATCAGGACAATCACCTTCAACGGACACTCAG TGCAATGCGACATGGAAGATAATGAAGTTGAAGTGAGTGGAGGTGGACTCAGCGGTCAGTATTCTGTAAAGCAGTTTCACTTCCACTGGAGTAAGGATGGCTCGGGTTCAGAGCATTTAGTAGATGACCATAGATACACGATGGAG ATGCACATagtcactgaaaaaaaagatgttccTGGAGGGGATGTTTTATCACACAAAGATGGAATTGCTGTTCTTGGGTTTTTCATAAAT GCAACCGAAGAGAATGAAATGTCTGAGCCGTGGCAAATGCTCACATCGTACCTGGAAAATATCACAG GAAACAACCATACAGCGGAACTAAACCACAACATCTCCCTCAGTGATCTGATCGGGCATGTGGACCTCTCTAGGTTCTACCGATACATGGGATCTCTGACTACACCTATGTGCGATGAGGCTGTCGTGTGGACGCTCTTTCAAGAGCCGATCCAAGTCCACAAAGATCTG CTTCAGAAATTTCCAGAGAAGACAGGACTCTCATTTAACTACCGACCTTCACAATCTCTTAATGGTCGAAAAATCACTGCCTCCCCTGCAACTCCTCTTCCTGAAG tTCATCCATGGTGCTATGATGATCACCACTGTG ATCACACCCCGGATCATTGGTCCGAACTGCCTAACTCCAACTGTGGCGGTGATAGCCAGTCTCCCATCGACATCGACACTCAAAGCGCCACGGCGGATGAACACCTTACTTCcttcaattttattaatttcgACAACAACCGCGCCATAAAGTCTATCACCAACACAGGCCACACAG TGAAGTGCATACTAGAGGATGGTTTGGTGGAGGTGTCAGGAGGAGGGTTGGAACACGTATACTCAACTCTTCAGTTCCACTTCCACTGGGGAACCGACGCAGCCGATTCTGAGGGCTCAGAGCACACCGTGGATTCACACAGATACCCGATGGAG ATGCACATAGTGAACAAGAGGAAGGATTTAACATTGGAAGAGGCAGTGCAGCATTCTGATGGCCTGGCAGTCTTGGGATTTTTTATTGAG GCTCCGGGGTCTTCCAAAAGTTCCTCCCACTCAGACACTGCAGGAACA GAGGCGCCGACGTCGACAGAATCGACAGGATCTAACATGGAAGCATGGAAAAAACTGACCCATTACCTATCAGCCATCAAAAACATCA GTTCAGAAGTTGAGGTCACGGAGGAGATCGCTATCGATGACTTGCTTGGCAACGTGAACCGTGAATCATATTTTCGCTACAGTGGCTCCCTCACCACGCCTTTGTGCAACGAAGCGGTGATTTGGACAGTCTTTAAAGAAACAGTTAAGGTGGACCACGACCTG ATGGCGATGTTCCCGACAAACGCAGGATATCACGATGTCTTCCGACCCAGGCAGTCGCTTCATTCCAGGAAGGTCTATACCACGG